A genomic window from Candidatus Denitrolinea symbiosum includes:
- a CDS encoding aminoacyl-tRNA hydrolase, whose product MNSIERELSFEYVRSSGPGGQNVNKVATAVQLRFDVTRSPSLSEEVKARLVKLAGKRVSADGILVIEAKRYRAQEQNRFDALERFYGMLKKASQRPRTRKPTSPTRASKERRLEGKRKRAEIKRSRQGNDWS is encoded by the coding sequence ATGAATTCAATCGAAAGGGAACTCTCGTTCGAGTATGTCCGCTCGTCGGGGCCGGGCGGACAAAACGTCAACAAAGTGGCGACGGCGGTGCAACTGCGGTTCGACGTGACGCGCTCCCCCTCCCTGAGCGAGGAGGTCAAAGCGCGGCTGGTGAAACTCGCGGGAAAACGCGTCAGCGCGGACGGGATTCTGGTCATCGAGGCCAAGCGGTATCGCGCGCAGGAGCAGAATCGCTTCGACGCGCTGGAGCGGTTTTACGGGATGCTCAAAAAAGCCAGCCAGAGGCCCAGGACGCGCAAGCCGACGAGTCCCACGCGCGCGTCAAAAGAACGGCGGCTCGAGGGAAAGCGAAAACGCGCGGAAATCAAACGAAGCAGGCAGGGAAACGACTGGTCATAG
- a CDS encoding EamA family transporter: MRKHPLAGLFAGLAAASIWGGMYVVSKVVLEVIPPFALLTTRLVLGIFALGAAIAFRPRASLTARQFWQIFAVGFVGYGVSLGFQFVGTKLSTASNGSLVTSATPAFVLLFAPLLLGERTTARRIAALVISTLGVIAVIDPRNAELSPSLFWGNLSLLAAALTWALYSVLVRKISRAGDLLTASAIMLAGGIPSSALFGYFEIQSQEIGEITPGVVGGILFLGIISTAIAMFLWNYAFAELPAAVASLTFFAQPVVGTILGALFLREAVTPLFIVGGILIGIGLVVASRE; encoded by the coding sequence ATGCGCAAACACCCTCTCGCTGGTCTTTTCGCCGGCCTCGCAGCCGCGTCCATTTGGGGCGGGATGTACGTGGTCAGCAAAGTGGTCCTGGAAGTCATCCCTCCTTTCGCGCTGCTCACGACGCGCCTCGTGTTGGGGATTTTCGCCCTCGGCGCGGCAATCGCCTTCCGTCCGCGCGCGTCCCTGACGGCGCGCCAGTTCTGGCAAATCTTCGCGGTGGGATTCGTGGGATACGGCGTCTCGCTCGGATTCCAATTCGTCGGGACAAAACTCTCCACCGCCTCCAACGGTTCGCTCGTGACCTCGGCCACGCCCGCCTTCGTCCTGCTTTTCGCGCCGCTCCTGCTCGGCGAGCGGACGACGGCGCGGCGGATCGCGGCGCTGGTCATCTCGACGCTCGGCGTGATCGCCGTCATTGACCCGCGCAACGCCGAACTCTCACCCTCCCTCTTCTGGGGCAACCTGTCCCTGCTCGCCGCCGCGTTGACGTGGGCGCTGTACTCCGTCCTCGTGCGGAAAATCTCCCGGGCAGGCGACCTGCTGACGGCCAGCGCCATCATGCTGGCGGGCGGAATTCCGTCCAGCGCGCTGTTCGGTTATTTCGAAATCCAATCGCAGGAGATCGGCGAGATCACCCCCGGCGTGGTCGGCGGGATACTTTTCCTCGGCATCATCTCCACCGCCATCGCCATGTTCCTGTGGAATTACGCCTTCGCGGAATTACCCGCCGCGGTCGCCTCGCTGACGTTCTTCGCGCAGCCCGTCGTCGGGACGATCCTCGGGGCGCTGTTCCTGCGCGAAGCCGTCACGCCGCTCTTCATCGTCGGCGGGATATTGATCGGGATCGGGCTGGTCGTTGCCAGTCGGGAATAA